In Peromyscus leucopus breed LL Stock chromosome 11, UCI_PerLeu_2.1, whole genome shotgun sequence, a genomic segment contains:
- the Pou5f2 gene encoding POU domain, class 5, transcription factor 2: MAERRSSNVYPLPGNSGGGLEGPVPMRVDTPTWLSSQAATGRLMVRPGIGPSICPGPEVWGVPLGPSPYEFRGGIAPYGVGEARAWSQGSSEDACPGRYIALRYMPNLALPEDVSAIQKEMEQLAKELRQKRMTLGYSQADVGFAVGAMFGKVLSQTTICRFEAQQLSLANMWKLRPLLKMWLEEVDEKNLLGICRMEMILQQARKRRRASRERRIGSNLEKLFLQCPEPTPQQISYIAGRLRLQKDLVQVWFSNRSQMGSWPSSDTSRREDVGATGSPFPGPPVCFTLAPGLHFDFPHCGGSCLTPLYSSTPFPVRGALLSAPATTLGLPRLSS; this comes from the coding sequence ATGGCCGAGCGCAGGTCTTCAAACGTCTACCCCCTCCCAGGCAATAGTGGTGGTGGCCTGGAAGGGCCAGTGCCCATGCGAGTTGATACCCCAACCTGGTTGAGCAGCCAAGCAGCCACAGGCAGGTTAATGGTGCGGCCAGGTATTGGACCAAGCATCTGTCCAGGCCCTGAGGTGTGGGGAGTGCCTCTGGGTCCCTCACCTTATGAATTCCGAGGCGGGATAGCACCCTACGGAGTGGGTGAGGCAAGGGCCTGGTCCCAGGGTTCCTCTGAGGATGCCTGCCCCGGACGCTACATCGCCCTGAGGTACATGCCAAATTTGGCACTGCCAGAGGACGTTTCAGCCATACAGAAAGAGATGGAGCAGCTGGCCAAGGAGCTGAGACAGAAGAGGATGACCCTGGGCTACTCACAGGCCGATGTGGGGTTTGCTGTAGGAGCTATGTTTGGGAAGGTTCTCAGCCAGACGACCATATGCCGCTTCGAGGCCCAGCAGCTCAGCCTTGCCAACATGTGGAAGCTGCGACCCCTGCTGAAAATGTGGCTAGAGGAAGTAGATGAGAAGAATCTTCTGGGCATATGCAGAATGGAGATGATCCTGCAGCAGGCCCGGAAGCGGAGACGTGCTAGCAGAGAGAGACGCATTGGAAGCAATCTGGAGAAACTGTTCTTGCAGTGTCCAGAGCCCACGCCCCAGCAAATCAGCTATATTGCTGGGCGCCTACGGCTGCAGAAGGATCTGGTCCAAGTGTGGTTTTCTAACCGGAGCCAGATGGGCAGTTGGCCAAGCAGTGATACCTCCCGGAGGGAGGATGTGGGGGCAACGGGGTCTCCTTTCCCAGGGCCACCAGTGTGCTTTACACTGGCACCGGGGCTCCATTTTGATTTTCCCCACTGTGGGGGATCATGTCTTACACCCCTGTACTCCTCTACCCCATTTCCTGTGCGAGGAGCCCTGCTGTCGGCCCCAGCCACCACTCTGGGCCTCCCCAGGCTGTCAAGCTGA